One genomic region from Nilaparvata lugens isolate BPH chromosome 3, ASM1435652v1, whole genome shotgun sequence encodes:
- the LOC111045458 gene encoding nose resistant to fluoxetine protein 6, whose product MTIPAALAAVWDASAKAPVGLLSGNVMQLGDFDECLGVASPIRAKYCLTHIVLKPPPGHDTAHPLTIDYNPTLNYWDKIHYGGSYSKQRLDRVRWALCVPDSCSEDDIQGSLREHLAQKKLSDRIQIFLDSEGCTPIDSPKYDFSFKDIVFSLFLIGLFLLCFIATVYDFIFFKEEGDSPPSNFLLCMSARRGYHSVFRREKPISGLDLTPMYAIHFLSIVFVVLGHRYAVMLLGPTQNYELIEHVFRNYWFSMWIGHMDLFVDSFFVMSGFLLGLLLPLQCDTATISPFSVYVHRYIRLMPAYILLVFFYMTLFYKIGDGPLWNQMAGNDQSACEVNWWTNLVFLNNVVNPLRMCAMHCWYIACDFQFMAVATVIILALKKYTKLMVGVFALLYCMTVSAVFVHTYLYKRTAVIWFFKNFFINPRGDDHYTSIYIQPQYRAGPYILGVLTGYWVYKNIKLRLTKTQTWSMLLIGCTIMQLCFWSGSLYHNPARPYNVIESALYAASTTSIWAVGLCFVIVSVTMGTKTPGSVVLSWKPFTFLGKLSYNVYLVHHVLQVYSAASSRSGTHVNFLNHVVASAYDMSLSLALALLLFVTVETPPRYILRQIQSRMKPATITPTEHK is encoded by the exons ATGACGATTCCTGCAGCCCTGGCTGCTG TGTGGGATGCGTCGGCAAAGGCGCCGGTCGGCCTGTTGTCAGGCAACGTGATGCAGCTGGGAGACTTCGACGAATGCCTCGGGGTGGCCTCCCCCATAAGGGCCAAGTACTGCCTCACGCACATTGTGCTCAAGCCGCCTCCCGGCCACGACACCGCTCATCCGCTCACCATCGACTACAACCCAACGCTCAACTATTGGGACAAGATACAT TATGGAGGTTCGTACTCGAAGCAGAGACTGGACCGCGTTCGGTGGGCGCTGTGTGTTCCTGACTCGTGCAGTGAAGACGACATTCAAGGATCTTTGCGCGAACATCTCGCTCAGAAGAAGCTCAGCGATCGCATACAGATATTCCTCGACTCAGAAGGTTGTACACCGATCGACAGTCCCAAGTACGACTTTTCATTCAAAGACATTGTGTTCAG tttgtttCTGATTGGTCTATTCCTCCTGTGTTTCATCGCCACTGTATATgacttcatcttcttcaaagaagaaggagacagcCCACCAA GCAATTTCCTATTGTGCATGTCAGCAAGAAGAGGCTACCACAGTGTGTTTCGAAGAGAGAAGCCGATTTCTGGCTTGGATCTGACTCCGATGTATGCCATTCACTTCTTGTCCATTGTGTTTGTTGTTCTTGGGCACCGATATGCTGTTATGCTTCTGGGACCCACTCAAAACTATGAGTTGATTGAACAT GTATTCAGGAACTATTGGTTCTCGATGTGGATTGGTCATATGGATTTGTTCGTGGACAGCTTTTTCGTGATGAGTGGATTTCTTTTGGGTCTACTCCTCCCATTACAATGTGACACTGCCACTATCAGTCCTTTCTCAGTATATGTTCACCGCTATATTAG ATTGATGCCAGCCTACATACTATTGGTATTTTTCTACATGACCCTGTTCTACAAGATAGGTGACGGACCACTTTGGAACCAGATGGCTGGCAATGATCAGTCTGCATGCGAAGTTAATTGGTGGACTAATCTGGTTTTCCTCAACAATGTTGTCAACCCTCTGAGAATG TGTGCGATGCATTGCTGGTATATTGCCTGTGATTTCCAATTCATGGCTGTGGCAACAGTGATTATTCTGGCCCTGAAGAAGTACACGAAGCTGATGGTTGGTGTGTTTGCGCTGCTCTACTGCATGACTGTCAGTGCTGTCTTCGTCCACACCTATCTCTACAAGAGGACTGCTGTAATCTGGTTCTTCAAAAA CTTTTTCATCAACCCCAGAGGAGACGATCATTATACTTCCATCTACATACAACCACAATATAGAGCTGGCCCATATATTCTTGGTGTTCTGACTGGATACTGGGTTTATAAGAATATCAAACTCCGTCTCACCAAG ACGCAAACATGGAGCATGCTTCTAATTGGTTGTACAATAATGCAACTGTGTTTCTGGAGTGGATCACTGTATCACAATCCAGCCAGGCCGTACAATGTAATCGAATCAGCCTTGTATGCAGCTTCGACTACAAGTATTTGGGCCGTTGGTCTTTGCTTTGTGATTGTCTCCGTCACCATGGGGACAAAAA CTCCAGGCTCAGTGGTGCTTTCATGGAAGCCGTTCACTTTCCTCGGAAAACTCTCCTATAACGTCTACTTGGTTCACCACGTTCTTCAAGTGTACTCTGCAGCATCCAGCAGATCAGGCACTCATGTCAACTTTTTGAATCAT gtgGTTGCATCCGCCTACGATATGTCACTTTCACTAGCACTGGCTCTGCTACTGTTCGTGACTGTGGAAACTCCTCCTCGTTATATCCTCAGACAAATACAGAGTCGGATGAAACCAGCAACTATAACACCAACCGAACATAAATGA